A genomic window from Sphingobacterium sp. BN32 includes:
- the mrdA gene encoding penicillin-binding protein 2 gives MNNSFFNRKFVIQGIFITIALVIVARLFYLQIIDDRYLLSANNNVMRKVIVYPARGVILDRDGQVLVQNEPVYDIMVTPREVKDIDTLLLCNLLNIDTADFNTRMKKAKAHSPYRASQFMKQVSSITFAKFQEHLYKFRGFYYQNRTVRSYPDSIAAQFLGYIQEVNERDIEKSDGFYRPGDYIGASGVERAYEDLLRGKRGVKNQMVDALNRPKGSFMEGKYDTVAVTGDGLVSSLDKDLQVLAEKMMKNKLGSVVAIEPSTGEILTFVSSPSYNPNMMVGRDLGNNYMKLLNDETKPMFIRPIQASYPPGSVFKVVAALTGQQAGVINEQSVFYCPGGYRYGGGRAIMRCTHVDGATGLVKSIKMSCNTYYGYVYAKMIDSRGMSGPKAYDLWRDALGKFGLGHRLGIDLPGEKPGLVPTSDFYTKRYGNGSWRSGYNISLSIGQGELGITPLQMANIMAIVANRGFYYRPHLIKGIGEKKIIKEEFTEKIFAGVDAKYYEPVIEGMSQAVNQGGTGAASRIPGIEMCGKTGTVQNPHGENHAVFFAFAPRHNPKIAIAVFVENAGYGGTWAAPIASMLVEKYLKDTITLPKYIQDRVYNANLLPKPKKPKETEVKKDSTKNPKDSTKNKTTAPLKSAARDPKKEQGAVLVHHSQVRRTHE, from the coding sequence ATGAATAATAGTTTCTTTAACCGTAAATTCGTCATTCAAGGAATCTTCATAACCATTGCATTGGTTATAGTCGCAAGGCTCTTCTATCTGCAAATTATCGACGACCGGTATCTGCTATCGGCTAACAATAACGTGATGCGGAAGGTCATTGTATACCCTGCTCGTGGTGTTATTTTAGATCGCGACGGACAGGTCCTTGTTCAAAACGAGCCGGTATATGATATCATGGTAACTCCGAGAGAGGTCAAGGATATCGACACCCTATTGCTTTGCAATCTTTTAAATATCGATACAGCCGATTTCAATACACGCATGAAGAAAGCAAAGGCGCATTCACCCTATCGCGCTTCGCAGTTTATGAAACAGGTCAGCTCGATAACCTTCGCCAAGTTTCAGGAACATCTATATAAGTTCAGAGGATTCTATTACCAAAACCGTACGGTTAGAAGCTATCCAGACAGTATTGCTGCGCAGTTCCTCGGGTACATCCAAGAGGTCAACGAGCGCGATATCGAAAAATCAGATGGCTTTTACCGCCCTGGAGACTATATCGGAGCTTCCGGTGTAGAAAGAGCCTACGAGGATCTTTTGCGTGGCAAACGCGGCGTAAAGAACCAAATGGTCGATGCATTGAACAGACCGAAGGGAAGCTTTATGGAAGGAAAATACGATACGGTCGCTGTTACAGGCGATGGGCTAGTATCATCCTTAGATAAAGACCTGCAAGTATTAGCAGAGAAAATGATGAAGAACAAGCTGGGATCGGTCGTAGCTATTGAGCCTTCAACGGGCGAAATCTTGACCTTCGTCAGTAGTCCTTCCTACAACCCGAACATGATGGTCGGTCGCGACTTGGGCAATAACTATATGAAGTTGCTCAACGACGAGACGAAGCCTATGTTTATCCGTCCGATACAGGCCTCCTACCCTCCAGGCTCTGTGTTTAAAGTTGTCGCCGCACTGACCGGACAACAAGCAGGTGTCATCAATGAGCAGTCGGTTTTTTATTGTCCTGGTGGTTATCGCTATGGAGGTGGTCGCGCGATAATGCGCTGTACCCACGTCGATGGTGCTACAGGATTGGTGAAATCCATCAAAATGTCCTGTAACACATACTACGGTTATGTTTATGCCAAGATGATTGATTCCAGAGGGATGAGTGGACCGAAAGCATATGACCTTTGGCGTGATGCGCTAGGTAAGTTTGGCTTAGGTCATCGCTTAGGAATTGACCTCCCAGGAGAAAAACCCGGACTGGTTCCTACTTCAGACTTTTATACAAAGCGCTATGGCAACGGGTCTTGGCGTTCAGGATATAACATCTCCCTGTCCATCGGACAAGGTGAGCTAGGTATTACGCCGTTGCAAATGGCGAATATTATGGCAATTGTTGCCAACCGAGGATTCTATTATCGTCCGCACTTGATTAAAGGAATCGGAGAGAAAAAGATCATCAAAGAAGAGTTTACTGAAAAGATATTTGCTGGTGTTGATGCCAAGTATTACGAACCGGTGATCGAAGGTATGAGCCAGGCAGTCAATCAGGGCGGTACAGGTGCAGCCTCACGTATTCCGGGGATAGAGATGTGCGGAAAGACAGGAACAGTACAGAACCCGCACGGTGAAAACCATGCTGTATTCTTTGCTTTTGCCCCTCGTCATAATCCGAAGATCGCTATCGCTGTTTTCGTGGAAAATGCGGGCTATGGTGGTACTTGGGCGGCTCCGATCGCATCGATGCTCGTTGAGAAGTACTTAAAAGATACCATCACCCTGCCGAAGTATATCCAAGACCGCGTTTATAATGCTAATCTTCTTCCGAAGCCAAAGAAACCGAAGGAAACGGAAGTGAAAAAAGACAGCACGAAAAACCCGAAGGATAGCACAAAAAATAAAACGACAGCACCCTTAAAATCTGCAGCACGAGATCCGAAAAAAGAACAGGGCGCAGTATTAGTACATCATAGCCAAGTGAGAAGAACACATGAATAG
- a CDS encoding EamA/RhaT family transporter, with amino-acid sequence MLYVLISVFCSVTVAVIIKVAREKGINYLQLLVWNYPVALLMTYFVLKPELIGWNSSLPWHLYIPLGLLLPTIFICIAMSIRFGGIVKTEVAQRLSLFIPLLAAFLFMGEKIVPKNLIGIGVGLLAIVFSIGWNKQNTSNERNYWIFPLMVFVGMGIIDILFKQIALLAGITYMSSLWIVFVLALAFALLFLGYLLFIKKQPFDARSVAYGAVLGLFNFGNIVFYMKAHKALPENPSLVFTAMNIGVISVGALVGVLLFREKLSNYNKIGVLLAIISVLLIALL; translated from the coding sequence ATGTTGTATGTTTTAATATCTGTCTTTTGTTCGGTAACTGTTGCAGTTATCATTAAGGTTGCACGCGAAAAGGGGATAAATTATCTTCAGTTGTTGGTATGGAATTATCCGGTCGCGCTGTTGATGACCTATTTCGTTTTAAAACCGGAGCTTATTGGTTGGAACAGTTCGCTTCCATGGCACCTTTATATACCCCTTGGCTTGCTGTTGCCTACTATCTTTATTTGTATCGCGATGTCTATTCGATTTGGTGGGATTGTGAAAACAGAGGTTGCTCAAAGGCTTTCCCTTTTTATTCCCTTGCTGGCGGCTTTTCTGTTTATGGGTGAGAAGATAGTTCCCAAAAACCTGATCGGGATCGGGGTAGGTTTGCTTGCCATCGTATTCTCCATCGGGTGGAATAAGCAGAACACGAGCAATGAGCGGAATTATTGGATATTTCCATTAATGGTCTTCGTAGGGATGGGAATTATCGATATTCTTTTCAAACAGATTGCCTTATTAGCAGGCATTACCTACATGTCGTCCTTATGGATCGTGTTTGTATTGGCATTGGCGTTTGCCCTGTTATTTTTAGGTTATCTCTTATTTATAAAGAAACAACCTTTCGATGCTCGTTCTGTTGCCTATGGTGCAGTCCTGGGTTTGTTTAATTTTGGAAACATCGTCTTTTATATGAAGGCGCATAAGGCATTGCCGGAGAATCCGTCTTTAGTTTTTACAGCGATGAATATTGGTGTAATCTCGGTTGGAGCACTCGTTGGAGTCCTGCTGTTTCGAGAAAAACTTAGCAATTACAATAAAATTGGGGTACTTTTGGCGATCATATCCGTATTATTAATAGCATTGCTGTGA
- the rodA gene encoding rod shape-determining protein RodA, with translation MNSLQEKSFFGRIDWITILLWFTLCLIGWFNIHAAVYDPENPGLFNLATNYGKQSIYIFTALIIGICILIIDSRFFMSSAPIIYFIVVLLLIAVLVVGRNVGGNQAWIPLGSFRLQPSEFGKLATCLTLAYYLSNQTNKNPNLKTLFVGACIVLFPVALVMLQPDTGSALAFFSLTFVFYREGYLSTGFLIIGGLAIFLFVMALLINQWIIIGCIALICGFFAFTMRKKRKNVINMAILFAASSVYVLCVDFAYEKILQPHQRNRIDIVLGKIDDPRGQGYNLNQSKIAIGSGQLFGKGYLQGTQTKYNFVPEQSTDFIFCTIGEEWGFVGSVVLIAIYLTLLLRIVNIAERQRTAFARIYAYGVASILFFHFFINIGMTIGIVPVIGIPLPFISYGGSSLWSFTILLFILLRFDSSRKGTVGI, from the coding sequence ATGAATAGCCTTCAAGAAAAAAGTTTTTTCGGACGAATTGACTGGATAACCATCTTATTATGGTTCACCTTATGTCTTATTGGATGGTTTAACATTCATGCTGCGGTCTACGACCCTGAGAATCCTGGGCTTTTCAACCTGGCAACGAACTATGGCAAGCAGTCGATCTATATCTTTACGGCATTGATCATCGGGATCTGTATCCTTATTATCGATTCCCGCTTCTTTATGTCCTCTGCACCGATAATCTATTTTATTGTTGTATTGCTCTTAATTGCCGTATTGGTAGTTGGAAGAAACGTCGGAGGTAATCAAGCTTGGATTCCATTGGGAAGCTTCCGTCTTCAGCCCTCGGAGTTTGGAAAACTCGCCACCTGTTTAACGCTGGCCTATTATCTCAGCAATCAGACTAATAAAAATCCAAATTTAAAAACCCTATTCGTTGGGGCATGTATTGTCTTATTTCCCGTGGCTTTAGTTATGCTACAGCCCGATACCGGTTCTGCACTAGCATTCTTCTCGCTAACCTTTGTATTCTATCGTGAAGGTTATTTGAGCACGGGATTCTTGATTATTGGAGGTTTAGCAATCTTCTTGTTCGTGATGGCGCTGTTGATCAACCAATGGATCATCATTGGATGCATTGCTTTAATCTGTGGTTTCTTTGCCTTTACCATGCGGAAAAAGCGCAAGAATGTCATCAACATGGCTATCCTATTTGCAGCTTCATCGGTCTACGTATTATGTGTTGACTTCGCCTACGAGAAAATCTTACAGCCTCACCAAAGAAATCGTATCGATATCGTCTTAGGAAAAATCGACGATCCAAGAGGTCAGGGTTATAACTTAAATCAATCGAAAATCGCAATTGGATCCGGACAGTTATTCGGAAAAGGATACCTTCAGGGCACTCAAACAAAATACAACTTCGTACCGGAACAAAGTACCGACTTTATTTTCTGTACCATCGGTGAGGAATGGGGATTCGTCGGGTCCGTCGTATTGATAGCCATTTACTTGACCTTGCTGCTGCGCATTGTAAATATCGCCGAACGACAGCGAACGGCCTTCGCCAGGATCTACGCCTATGGCGTGGCCTCCATCCTATTCTTCCACTTCTTTATCAATATCGGCATGACCATAGGGATAGTGCCGGTGATCGGGATTCCATTGCCTTTCATTAGCTATGGAGGTTCCTCGTTATGGTCATTTACAATCTTATTGTTTATTCTATTGCGATTCGATTCCTCAAGAAAAGGAACCGTCGGGATCTAG
- the mreC gene encoding rod shape-determining protein MreC, producing MKNLWLFLVRYNAFFWFVLFFTVALILVVQNNRYQRSSFVNSSNVVVGSFYDKLNSWKSYLALDEANKNLAQENALLRQQLQNYILKDTVDSISLQDSIEENRYQFVMGEVVNNSIHQKSNFITINKGALDGVQKGLGVITSNGVVGIVLNVSPHFSTIQSLLHPDTRISVTLDTTNVFGALVWGNNVDPKYAMVKDIPNHVKVQKGQKIYTSGFSLFPKGIEIGTVEETGIQSGESFLDVRIKLRTNFSNLNHVYVVKDLLENEKNQLEELTEDNNG from the coding sequence ATGAAAAACCTTTGGCTTTTCTTGGTTAGATACAATGCCTTCTTCTGGTTTGTACTCTTCTTTACTGTTGCTTTAATCTTGGTTGTTCAAAATAATCGCTATCAACGTTCGTCTTTTGTAAACTCTTCGAATGTCGTTGTGGGGTCTTTCTACGACAAGTTAAACTCCTGGAAGAGCTATTTGGCATTGGATGAAGCGAACAAGAATTTAGCACAGGAGAACGCATTATTACGTCAGCAACTACAGAACTACATCTTAAAGGACACTGTCGATTCCATTTCATTACAAGATTCTATTGAAGAAAACCGTTATCAATTTGTAATGGGTGAAGTCGTGAACAACAGTATCCATCAAAAGAGTAATTTCATTACGATCAATAAGGGAGCACTCGATGGTGTTCAGAAAGGCCTGGGTGTTATTACATCGAACGGTGTGGTCGGTATTGTATTAAATGTATCACCACATTTTAGCACTATACAATCCCTATTGCATCCAGACACGCGTATTTCAGTGACATTAGACACGACCAATGTGTTTGGTGCCTTAGTGTGGGGAAATAATGTAGATCCAAAGTATGCGATGGTAAAGGATATCCCGAACCACGTAAAAGTTCAAAAGGGACAAAAGATCTACACATCAGGTTTCTCTTTATTCCCTAAAGGGATTGAGATTGGCACGGTCGAGGAGACCGGTATACAATCTGGTGAAAGCTTTTTAGATGTGCGAATTAAATTAAGAACGAACTTCAGCAATCTCAACCATGTTTATGTGGTGAAGGATCTGCTGGAAAATGAAAAGAATCAGTTAGAGGAGCTGACGGAAGACAACAATGGGTAA
- a CDS encoding rod shape-determining protein MreD: protein MGKVFIFNIVRFIVLIAMQVVLFKNIGYYNLATPFPYILIIFLLPIGTPNFILYLIAFLTGLTVDAFYDSIGVHAAASVALVWFRTFFFNITLDVDVQGSFETPSLGIMGNKWFFSYISIGTLIHHIVLLHVEYFSFNNYLSTLFSILLSSLFTILLIILMSLLFYKRKSRLLGN, encoded by the coding sequence ATGGGTAAAGTGTTTATATTCAATATCGTTCGTTTCATTGTATTGATTGCAATGCAGGTTGTTCTGTTCAAGAACATTGGATATTATAATCTTGCAACGCCATTTCCTTATATTCTTATTATCTTTTTGTTACCAATCGGTACTCCTAATTTTATCTTATATCTGATTGCATTTCTGACCGGATTAACGGTCGATGCCTTTTATGACTCCATAGGGGTGCATGCGGCGGCTTCAGTTGCTTTAGTGTGGTTCAGAACATTCTTCTTTAACATTACCCTAGATGTCGATGTTCAGGGCTCCTTTGAGACCCCATCATTGGGCATAATGGGAAATAAGTGGTTTTTTTCTTATATTTCCATAGGTACTTTAATTCATCACATCGTATTGTTGCACGTGGAATATTTCAGTTTTAACAACTACCTGAGTACTTTATTCAGCATTTTGTTAAGTTCTTTATTCACCATTTTGCTGATCATCCTGATGAGTTTATTGTTCTACAAAAGGAAATCGCGCTTATTAGGTAATTAA
- a CDS encoding nucleoside phosphorylase has protein sequence MINDSELIINADGSIYHLNLKPEDIADTVIFVGDPDRVAEVSKYFDNIEVRKGKREFITHTGFIGDKRITVISTGIGTDNIDIVLNELDALVNIDFETKTLKEEIKSLDIIRIGTSGSIQGNIAIGTVLASEYAIGFDTLMQYYKKPYTETETDIQKAVIASFEDLTFKPYIGHASEKLLAKFAFDMPKGVTMTAPGFYGPQGRSLRTNNSYPQLIKHANQFTVGQRKITNLEMETAGIYALSNMLGHHAISINAILASRVQEAFCENPQEIIDKAIKMVLDRI, from the coding sequence ATGATTAACGATTCTGAACTGATTATCAATGCGGATGGGAGCATCTACCATCTTAATTTAAAACCTGAGGACATTGCAGACACGGTTATCTTCGTCGGAGATCCTGATCGTGTTGCAGAAGTATCTAAGTATTTCGATAATATTGAAGTTAGAAAAGGTAAGCGTGAATTCATTACGCATACAGGCTTTATTGGCGATAAGCGAATTACGGTAATCTCGACAGGGATTGGTACAGATAATATCGATATCGTTTTAAATGAACTGGATGCTTTGGTTAATATTGATTTTGAAACCAAGACGCTGAAGGAGGAGATCAAGTCCTTAGATATTATCCGGATAGGGACTTCTGGTTCCATTCAAGGAAATATCGCCATTGGAACAGTTTTGGCCAGTGAATATGCCATTGGTTTTGACACCCTGATGCAGTATTATAAGAAGCCCTATACCGAAACTGAAACGGATATTCAAAAGGCGGTTATTGCTAGTTTCGAAGACCTCACGTTTAAACCTTACATAGGACATGCTTCGGAGAAGCTCTTAGCGAAATTCGCATTTGATATGCCTAAGGGTGTCACGATGACGGCGCCGGGCTTCTATGGCCCTCAGGGCCGTTCTTTAAGAACAAACAATTCCTATCCACAATTAATTAAGCACGCGAATCAGTTTACCGTCGGCCAAAGAAAGATCACCAATCTGGAGATGGAAACAGCGGGAATCTATGCGCTGAGCAATATGCTCGGGCATCATGCGATTTCGATCAATGCTATTTTGGCGAGTCGGGTTCAAGAGGCATTCTGTGAAAATCCGCAGGAGATTATCGACAAAGCAATCAAGATGGTACTAGATCGTATCTAG
- a CDS encoding YigZ family protein, translated as MSLFDDTYRTIAEPADGIFRDKGSKFIAYAYPFRDENKLKEIIAQLKAEHPKARHHCWAYRLTPDRSIFRVNDDGEPSGTAGRPILNVLLSQDITNVLVVVVRYFGGTLLGVPGLINAYKTATQEAIDVAEVVERTVNDVYAVHFDYLQMNDVMKIVKEYDLKVLSQNFDTSCTIHVEMRKLQVNEVVGKFETIEGIEVDYLRTI; from the coding sequence GTGAGTTTATTCGACGATACCTATAGAACCATTGCGGAACCCGCAGACGGAATTTTTAGAGATAAAGGAAGTAAATTTATCGCCTACGCTTATCCTTTCCGGGATGAGAATAAATTAAAAGAGATTATTGCGCAATTGAAAGCCGAGCATCCCAAAGCTCGACATCATTGCTGGGCATATCGCCTTACGCCCGATCGCAGTATCTTCCGTGTCAATGATGATGGCGAACCTTCCGGTACGGCGGGACGCCCGATATTAAATGTGCTACTTTCACAGGATATCACGAATGTATTGGTCGTCGTGGTGCGTTATTTTGGAGGTACGCTTTTAGGCGTGCCGGGCTTGATCAATGCCTATAAAACAGCGACACAGGAAGCAATAGACGTTGCAGAAGTTGTGGAGCGAACAGTAAACGACGTCTATGCCGTTCATTTTGATTATCTGCAGATGAACGATGTGATGAAAATCGTGAAGGAATATGACCTAAAGGTACTTAGTCAAAACTTTGATACATCCTGTACAATTCATGTAGAAATGCGTAAATTACAGGTAAACGAGGTGGTCGGAAAATTCGAGACCATCGAGGGGATTGAAGTAGACTATTTACGGACCATATGA
- a CDS encoding rod shape-determining protein, translating to MGLFNWFTQEVAIDLGTANTLIIHNDKVVVDEPSIVAFDRTTNKVIAIGRQAMQMEGKTHDNIKTVRPLRDGVIADFTAAEHLIRGMVKLVNNGKSWFFPSLRMVVCIPSGITEVEKRAVRDSAEIAGAKEVYLIHEPMAAAVGIGIDVEEPVGNMIIDIGGGTTEIAVIALSGIVCDQSIRVAGDNFDSDIVQYIRRQHNIMIGDRTAEKIKIEVGAALPELTDPPEDFAVQGRDLMTGIPKQITVSYTEIAHCLDKSISKIEEAILKALEITPPELSADIYQTGIYLTGGGALLRGLDKRIQAKTKLPVHVAEDPLRAVVRGTGIALKNIGRFKFLMQ from the coding sequence ATGGGGCTTTTTAATTGGTTTACGCAAGAAGTTGCAATAGACTTGGGTACAGCTAACACCCTAATCATTCACAATGATAAAGTAGTAGTTGATGAACCTTCGATTGTTGCCTTCGACCGCACGACAAACAAAGTGATTGCGATTGGTCGTCAGGCTATGCAGATGGAGGGGAAAACTCACGATAATATAAAAACAGTGAGACCATTACGTGATGGTGTTATAGCAGATTTTACAGCTGCTGAGCACTTGATTCGTGGGATGGTTAAACTAGTAAACAATGGAAAGAGTTGGTTCTTCCCATCGTTACGCATGGTAGTTTGTATACCTTCCGGTATTACAGAAGTTGAGAAACGCGCTGTTCGTGACTCTGCTGAGATTGCAGGAGCAAAAGAGGTTTACTTGATCCACGAACCTATGGCTGCTGCTGTTGGTATCGGGATTGATGTGGAAGAGCCTGTAGGAAACATGATCATCGATATTGGTGGTGGTACTACAGAAATTGCAGTTATTGCTTTATCCGGTATTGTATGCGATCAATCTATCCGTGTTGCCGGAGACAACTTCGACTCTGATATCGTTCAATACATTCGCCGTCAGCATAACATCATGATTGGAGACCGCACAGCGGAAAAAATCAAGATTGAAGTTGGTGCTGCCCTTCCTGAACTTACTGACCCACCTGAGGATTTCGCTGTTCAAGGTCGTGACCTGATGACCGGTATTCCTAAACAGATCACTGTTTCATATACTGAGATTGCACACTGTTTAGATAAATCAATTTCTAAGATTGAAGAAGCTATCCTTAAAGCATTAGAGATTACTCCTCCGGAACTATCCGCAGATATTTACCAAACCGGTATCTACTTAACGGGTGGTGGTGCTTTATTAAGAGGATTAGACAAGCGTATCCAAGCAAAAACTAAGTTACCGGTACACGTTGCAGAAGATCCACTTCGTGCCGTAGTAAGAGGTACAGGTATTGCGTTGAAAAATATAGGACGCTTCAAGTTCTTAATGCAGTAA